The DNA region TCACCAGAGACAGACAAACagatttttttgaaaaaaaaactttGATAAATAAGTTAGTAAAAGTAGAAAAAAGCAAAAATGAGCACCCTCAGACACAAAGTGAAGAGTATCAACAGATTGAGAGTTTTTCAGACAAGGCTGAAACTTAAAAACATGTGCATTCATTGggtgaaaaggaaaaaaattaaTAAGATAAAAATAGAACCACCATGAATCTGGAAGATTAGTTCAGATCCCTTGGCGTGATAATAATACAGCTCATCAACGATGTAAATCAGGCCACTACTTTAACATCACATCTTCATCGAGATCTCGCAAGAGCTCAGATCCTTCCAAAACaatccaaaagaaaaaaaagcagATCGAGTAAGAATCTCCTCAGTTCAGGTCTCCAAATTGTTCTTCCACATTGCAACTTCAGAAGAACGAAAGTAATTTTTTTCATCATCATTGGAGAACAGTCATCCATCAGCAAACAAATCTCAAAAGCCAGACAAACAGTGGACCAGAACAGAAAACAAGCAAGAGAATTGAACTGGAAGAAACCAGAGCAGAAGAGATTGAGAGAACAGAGCTTCGCAGAGGATTGTCTTGTGCTGAGCAAGAATGCTAAGAAATAGATTGCTTTAGCTACTAATGTGTGAACTTGAAATTATGACTACCATGAGTAAATAGAATTTAGTGGACATCACTCAGAAATGTTAGAATTTTAGCAAATTACTACTATGAAATTAATGCCAAACAGCTTAATAATTATCTGTTTTCTAGTTGATGGTTCAGTATTTCAGAAACTTCAGCAGCACCAGTTGTTTCTAGTTGCGGATATTGTTTTAACGATTGAGGTGACCAACAATGTGAAACAGAGAATATTATGTGCATTAACAGTAGAAAGTTGCAGCCAGGCATTACATTGTAGCTCGGAATTGATAGACTAAACACACTGCAATAAGAATAAACTTGACTACAAGGACATTTGACAATCACCTGAGCACGGACAAACCCAGAGAGAGCAAATGTGGTAAAGCGACCATCGTACAGGCCATTCTCATCCAAGTGACCAATGTTGATCTGGACAGAGGCGTGATCCTTGGCGGTGATAATCCTGTTAGTGGCAGAGCTGCAAGAACAGGTCTAAAGCTTAGCACGCCACATAACCAACAATGAAGAGCAACAACATTTGAACAAGAGAATGAGGCAAACGTACCACTTCCTGGGGACGTAGAGGTCCACCATCTTACCCTCCTCGTTCTGCATGGTGACGGTTGGGGGACTACGGCAGCAGCAACTACAGAGCACAGAAGAGCAACAACAATCAATGAGTCACATGGGTAGCAAAAATAACAGCACTATGCACTTGCTATATCTTTATAATTAGGAAGCAAAAGAGGACACCTTCCACTCCTCTATCAATTCCAACTTTATGAATGAACCACTAAAACTTACTAGTACCTATACAGAAACTAATGTAGAATCGCTCCAGTTAGGATTATGAACGAAAATTCGAAGATTTATCCGTGACTATACGCTCATGTTAGGACTCCCTAAACATACAGGACTAATCGGATCCGGTAAAGGCATTTCTTTGCAATTCGACAAAATGATTGGAATGAACTCATTCGTGCAGCTAAAGCACCAAACATACAGGGTTCACTAATCCCTTCCATCTAAGAAACAAAACAAGGTGACACCATTCTACTTGAAACGCTAGCAGCAAACACAAACCACCAATTCCTCGCAAACAACCAGGAGGAGATCCCAAAGACAACTCTTGACTAACAATCAGCGATGCTCGCAAGAACGAAAAGGAATACGAGACTAGGCACCAGATCGTCAAGGAATCGGGGAGAAGAGGAGTGGAGGCGCACCTTGATCTCTCGAAGGGAAGCGCGGGAGACCGAAgacagctgcggcggcggcgtgagAGGGATCGGGTCGAGAGGGCTGGTCCAATTTATAGGAGACGGCGGGTCGTAAACCCTAGCGTTTGCCTCTGGGCCCGCCTGCAGCGTCCCGGTCCTTATATTGGGCCGTGTCACCGTGCGCGTTTCTTTGGACCAATTAGCCCATCTGTATTTGGCCCAGTTCAAACGCGAAAACGGCCCACGCCACCTTACCTTCCCTTCCCGTTCCGTTCCGtttccctcccctctccccaACCAAAGcagagcaggaggcggcggaagGGGCGCAggcggacgcggcggcggcgattcgGCCATGGAGCTGTCGATGAGCGGCAGCTCGCTGCGGACGTTCGGCCGGTGCGTGACCTTCCTCGCGCGCGTCGCCTCCGAGCTCGTCCTCCAGGCGCACCCCGCCAAGGTTCGCCGCCCCTCTCGTCGCTCCCGGCCGCCGCGTGgggttcccccccccccccccccaacctgATTCTAGATTCTTACGCGTTCTCTTCTTTGACGTTTCATCAGCTGGAGCTGCACACGCTCAACAGCTCGCGGTCGGCGTACGGTTCCGTCTCCCTCGCGCGCGACTTCTTCGACACCTACCACCTCGACGCCGCGGCTTCGGCGCCGTCGTCCACGCCGCTGCAGTGCAGCGTCCTCCTCAAGTCCCTGCTCGCCGTCCTCCGCACGCCGCACGCGGCGCTCGACCGCCTTGCTATCTCCCTCCCAGAACCTGACTCGCCCAAGCTCCAGTTCACCCTCCACTGCCTCAACGGTGCGCATACACGCCCTATCCTGCGATCCCTATCTGGCTATCTAGCCTCTTAAGGTTTCAGCTAGGAAATTTCTGCGACCATGAAACATGTCCCCACTTTTGTGAATTCCGTGCTCTTTGCCTGCCGTTCTCTGCATTCCCGCCATTTTGACGGTTTTGGCGGGTGGCCCTTCCACTCGTAGCTGTGCTGAAGTGTAATTTCTCCCCAAATCTTCTGGTGCTGCGTTGCTAAGGTGTCAGAAAGACGTACTGGATCGTATGCAGCGCGGAGCCCGAGGTGCAGTCGCTGGCGCTCGACCGGGGGCGGTTCCCGAGCCGCCTCACCATCCGGCCACGGGAGCTCGCGCGCCTGCTCTCCAACTTCCAGTCCTCGCTGCAGGAGCTCACAATCATCGCCACAGATCCTGCTGCAGGGCTGCCTGATGCCGGCGGGGACGTTGGGGGCAAGGCCGTTGAGCTCCGGAGCTACAATGACCCTGCAAAAGGTTGCTCCTTCTGGTGTGGTGTGGCGTGGCAGCATAGTTTTCTTTTATTGTTCTTGGATTGATCATGGAGATAAGCGTTTAGAGTGGTGATTGGGTTGTGAATTGGAATCGTTTATGGAGTTGCAGATGACTGTGACACTAGACTGCACACACAGCTGTGGATCGACCCTGTTGAGGAGTTTGTGGAGTATGTCCATGCTGGTGATCCTGTGGATGTCACCTTTGGGGTAAAAGAACTAAAGGTGATGTATGATCCATCTTTTGCTCTTGTAACGGGAAATGGATTGAAATACAGTGTGCCTTTGATTGAATCTGAGAATAGCTTTGTAGAATCAGCAAggaattatggaaaaactatgTTCGTCTGTGtcagcatatgcattacattttcAACTCCCTACTATTGTGAATACAAGAAACATAGTAGCAAAGTTAAAACTCCACTCACTGCCATTCTAGACTGCAGATTTCTCCTTGCTAGAAGTTTGTTAGTTCTTATGGATATGTTTGGTTGTGTGGCCTAGTTTGGCCTGACTAGGAACTAACCCAGGCCAGCATAAACCTGTCTAGCGCAATGCAAGAGATCCGTGTTTGGTTGCTTGTGTTAGTTAAGCGAGCATTGGAAACATTGTGTTTGGTTGCCTAGCTTGTAGCTCTAGTTGCTGAAAGTATGTTCCCTCATGACTTCATGACAAATGGCATGCTTAGAAAGTTCATACATTTTGTTGTTCATTTCTTTGAGAAAAGATCCATCGTGTTTGACATTTGATGCTGATAATTGCTTTGCTTTTCATGTCAAGTAATATTATGGAGTCTTCACATATTTCTTTGTCTTTTTTGTTCCATGCTAGGCGTTTTTGACATTTTGTGAAGGGTGTGAGGTTGACATTCTTCTATTTTTTGAGAAGACTGGCGAGTAAGTTGCCTTGCTTATGGAATTTTGTTATCTCTTCGAATTGGTCCGCatgagttttttttttacttgcagacctgttcttttggttccgAGATTTGGATTGGATGATGGATCAACCTCTGATTTTGAAGCTACTCTAGTTCTGGCCACTATGACTGTATCACAACTAGCTGACAGCAATGATGCCCAACAGCCAGCTACATCGGCACAACACAATGTAGAACCAAGGGCTGCCACTACACCATCAGTCTCGAACCATACTAAAATATGGTCAGAGCTTTCAGGTGTGTATCTTTGTAGTCAAGTGTTCTTTTTAGGTAACCATTAGTATGGTTACACTACATGCATGCCTTCCTATGTCCTAGTCGGCAACATCGTGGTCTGATGGGAACCAGGGCAGAACCAAAGGGCCTGTACAGACCATAATGGCCACTTCTGGTGCATTGCCAGTATCAGACCCCAATGAATGGACCATGGCATGCCTTGGTGTGATCAAACTAACTGGTGACTGTGAAACTACTTTCATCTCCTGTCTTATTGCTATACCATCAGGCTAGTTAAACATAAGCAAAGCCATGTTAAACAGGTAATACTCCCAAAAGCTTTGAAGCTAACAGAGAAACACATGCCCCAAAGAAGAGCAATGCAAGCACTAGTATGCTGAACAACACGTCAGTTTTGCCCAATGTTACAAATGCTCCACGGAAGCCACCAGCTGCAGATAATGCAAACATTATGTATCCTATAAGTCGCTTTCACTTAATCCTTGCTAATTTCTATTCAATGTTATAATTTTGCCACCTGAAATTATGGACTGACAAGTTTGTTGTATTTCTTTCCAATCCTCCAATTAGCTAATCAGCATATGTTGTCAAGGTAAATCTACCAGTACTTTGATAGCTCATTTGTTGCATTAAAAAGACATGCTTTTCTCTGTTTTCTGCGCCTTAAGGACATTGAAAACTTTATGCATGCTTTGTCTGGGATTATCAATTTCCCTCAACATGGAACCTTTCTGCCCTGCGTTTTCATCTAGACAGAGCAAAGCCTAATAATCTATCTGGGCATGCTTGTCTTCCTCAGAGTAAATGTGTTTATACTAATTTAGCGTTAGCCAGTTAAAGTTACACTTCTGGCTTGCGGAAGGAAAATTTGTTGCAAACACTTTGGATAGTGACAAATTTATATGGTAGGAGTGAACTTACCATCATGTTAGTTGTATAGTTGCACTGAGTGACCTAATTGAAGAAGCTATGCTGATATGCAGTCGCTGAGTTTGATGAATGAAAATTTTCTCAGACGATGTGTTGATTCCATAACAAACTTGCATCGCCAATAACTATGTGGGGAAATAGTTACTGTCTTACTGAGAAAAAGTGATCTGTTGTATCTAACATCCTGAGTTGGTAGACCAACTCAATGAAGTCATAGAGACATAGATCATGCATTTGTTTTGATGTTGACAGACTTTTCATTTGTTAGTAATCTTAAGTTGGTAGCTATAAGATGTTGGAGTGCTATTATTTGCTTTGTGTTTCCTTAATTAACTTGTACCACAGAATGCAGCCTTTGCAGATGGATCACTTGGAAGAGCATCCTGGTTAATTAGCACAACAAAATCATCCTTTCTATTACGTCATCAGTTACTGATAATATTCCGCTAACTTGCTTTTATGTTGTTGCAGAAGTTCTCAGTGCTATCCCAAGGTCGCAGCATCACCCAAGCAACTGGGTAGGTGCTGATGATAACGACGATGACAATGAAGACGAGGAGCTTCTAGTCCAAACAACACCTCACTACATGGACTGAGGATAACTGCTGATTCTGAAACATGTAGGGACATTTCAGCCGAGAGTGTAGTGGATTAACGAATTAGAAACTAGCCAATGATTCTCCCTAGTTCCTGTAGGGCAGGAGTTTACAGCTTTGACTAACATTTCCCAGTCATGCAACAAAGTAATTGCTCCCTGTATCAAGTGAGAGTGTGTGACTTCCATTTATTTCCATAATGTAGAGAAACGTCGAAGGTGATTTGTTCTGATTCGCGTAAGTGGCCTGTTTATCGTTTCTTCTGTGTATAAATAACATACTTCTGATTACTTCGCAATTTGCCTACACACCCAATGCTTTTTGGGTGCGCAACCAGCAGGCATCTACTTCTTTGTTGTTCTTGTACTGATGTGTGGGGTGCCGTGTGCGTGAGCACGTGCAGCGCCCATCATCGCCTTGCTGCAAAACCTCAGGGATCAAGGGTTTTGTGGCCGATTCTTTTTCCCATGTTCCAACACCTCTGCGGAGCTTTCCTTTCATCATCACCTGCTGTGAAGCTCTGTTACGCGTGGCAAATTGTTTTGTTTACGACTGTTCGTGTTGCAGTGTGTGACTACTGACTAAACAATATGGTGTTTTCACTTTTAACTGGCCTTGGGAGACGGTGGAGATAAAACTGAGATCTGGCATGGAAACTGCTTCCTTTTACAAATGGGAGCTTTGATTCTTCCGAGTATCCTGCATCAGGCCATGCTGGTGCAGGCGTGCAGCTCGCTTGGCCATCATTGGAATCTGCATGCTGTCCCGAATGGCCTCATTTGCTCGTCTTTCATTTGCATCCACGAACTGATCAGAGATCTTAATATTCAGCTTTTTTTAAAGGGTTCGATTTTCTTAATGCAAATTGAAAGGGATTCTTGAGTTTATGTTTACCGTGCGCGAAACGGATGCAGATTATGATAGCTTGATTTGTTGATGAGATTTTTTATGGTGCGTCCCAATAATACAAGCGTGTCTGGATTTAACAGGCCGGAGGAAAAGAAATGGGGGAGAAGATTTCTAGGTCAACCTGCAGCAAGAATCGCGCGCAGGAGCAGCGGGACTGCTAGATGTTTGTGCATCGCCACGCGACCACGCAGTCTCGTTGCCCGTCGCCGTCGGCCGTCGCGTCGCGTTGCTCTGCCGCATATCAGAAGCAGGTTTACATGGCATTTTTTCTTCTGTGATTTTTCTGCCCTAACGATGATGCAGGAGCAAGGTCAACGTCAGTGCATCACCCGCTTCCAGTTCCAGGCTTCCAGCACTCCCTCCGGGCTCCGGTTTAAAGCCTTTCTCCCTCTGCTCGTTCCCTCCACCGCCCAAGCCGCCTCACGTGCCTCGCGCGCTTCCACCAGCTGCACCGTGCACCGGCCTgtcgccggctcgccgcagCGCGTCGTCTCGAAGCACAGGCGCCAGCGCCCACCCATGGCCTCGTCACGGCACGCTCTGCcgctgctcctcctcttcctcctcgcagccgtggtggcggcggcggcgggggagctcACCACGGCCCTCCACGCGCGCATGGCGGCGGAGTGGGCGTGGTCGGCGGCGGGGGCGTCCGACGACGACTCGTGCTGGGGCTCCCCGGAGGAGTGCCCCGTCGTGTTCGACGTGGACGCcgagggcggcgccggcgtcgtcGGCGCCGCGGCGAGGGCCCG from Panicum hallii strain FIL2 chromosome 9, PHallii_v3.1, whole genome shotgun sequence includes:
- the LOC112878040 gene encoding 40S ribosomal protein S21 — protein: MQNEEGKMVDLYVPRKCSATNRIITAKDHASVQINIGHLDENGLYDGRFTTFALSGFVRAQGDADSSLDRLWQKRKAEIKQ
- the LOC112873551 gene encoding cell cycle checkpoint control protein RAD9B isoform X1, with product MELSMSGSSLRTFGRCVTFLARVASELVLQAHPAKLELHTLNSSRSAYGSVSLARDFFDTYHLDAAASAPSSTPLQCSVLLKSLLAVLRTPHAALDRLAISLPEPDSPKLQFTLHCLNGVRKTYWIVCSAEPEVQSLALDRGRFPSRLTIRPRELARLLSNFQSSLQELTIIATDPAAGLPDAGGDVGGKAVELRSYNDPAKDDCDTRLHTQLWIDPVEEFVEYVHAGDPVDVTFGVKELKAFLTFCEGCEVDILLFFEKTGEPVLLVPRFGLDDGSTSDFEATLVLATMTVSQLADSNDAQQPATSAQHNVEPRAATTPSVSNHTKIWSELSGNTPKSFEANRETHAPKKSNASTSMLNNTSVLPNVTNAPRKPPAADNANIIMQPLQMDHLEEHPEVLSAIPRSQHHPSNWVGADDNDDDNEDEELLVQTTPHYMD
- the LOC112873551 gene encoding cell cycle checkpoint control protein RAD9B isoform X2, which produces MELSMSGSSLRTFGRCVTFLARVASELVLQAHPAKLELHTLNSSRSAYGSVSLARDFFDTYHLDAAASAPSSTPLQCSVLLKSLLAVLRTPHAALDRLAISLPEPDSPKLQFTLHCLNGVRKTYWIVCSAEPEVQSLALDRGRFPSRLTIRPRELARLLSNFQSSLQELTIIATDPAAGLPDAGGDVGGKAVELRSYNDPAKDDCDTRLHTQLWIDPVEEFVEYVHAGDPVDVTFGVKELKAFLTFCEGCEVDILLFFEKTGEPVLLVPRFGLDDGSTSDFEATLVLATMTVSQLADSNDAQQPATSAQHNVEPRAATTPSVSNHTKIWSELSGNTPKSFEANRETHAPKKSNASTSMLNNTSVLPNVTNAPRKPPAADNANIIMQPLQMDHLEEHPVLSAIPRSQHHPSNWVGADDNDDDNEDEELLVQTTPHYMD
- the LOC112877791 gene encoding rapid alkalinization factor 23-like, with product MMQEQGQRQCITRFQFQASSTPSGLRFKAFLPLLVPSTAQAASRASRASTSCTVHRPVAGSPQRVVSKHRRQRPPMASSRHALPLLLLFLLAAVVAAAAGELTTALHARMAAEWAWSAAGASDDDSCWGSPEECPVVFDVDAEGGAGVVGAAARARLRLQEAAYYDVNTAADLLPTAQHISYGALIRDSVPCSIPGASYYNCQPGAEANSYTRGCSEIAQCRG